From a region of the Triticum aestivum cultivar Chinese Spring chromosome 7D, IWGSC CS RefSeq v2.1, whole genome shotgun sequence genome:
- the LOC123165676 gene encoding uncharacterized protein isoform X1 gives MAGEEAAEGSGNRRRMDLNLYLGLPPLPRPPGRLGVAMDRPPPPNSAIPVPESPRTDEPAVLPAPEEMPPLPVVYSPSNALSTPELSLIDPMLFDWLDGLSTDSEEALDAGEPAVVRDTPSHDANVSPPPPAPLSLPGLEGVRLEWVERLSHPILVAPAAGAEMVSTRVMSQSMGAANAIEDMTPELRLQRLIQVSEQHRIVRPGSVNRNQRATSPEAERLAQAIQRSHSSLDASRRQKLDGDGKMTGTGAVKKDGNCGCNSSFECNICLEAAKEPVVTPCGHLFCWPCLYQWLHGHSAHSECPVCKGEVLEVNVTPIYGRGGGEWDASSNDVPPRPRANRSESLRQQLQMPDPRGIASMVRRLIENQDIVRGQAAPPAGGVEVTVLPAARSRARVRRQQRHSLVSPSPIMLRASNAAPESGNQVRLPSSNSVNAAPAVTQQSSSMEQASTSSTLAVIVGQAAQSRRSRPSESTTTRRTRRRQQQ, from the coding sequence ATGGCGGGGGAGGAGGCCGCGGAGGGAAGCGGGAACAGGAGGCGGATGGATCTAAACCTGTACCTGGGCCTCCCTCCATTGCCGCGGCCTCCAGGTCGGCTGGGCGTAGCTATggatcgcccgccgccgcccaacTCGGCCATTCCGGTTCCGGAATCTCCAAGAACAGATGAGCCTGCAGTATTACCGGCACCAGAGGAGATGCCGCCACTGCCCGTTGTATACTCGCCGTCCAATGCGCTCTCCACGCCGGAGCTATCGCTGATAGATCCGATGCTCTTTGATTGGCTTGATGGCCTCAGTACGGACAGTGAAGAGGCTCTTGATGCTGGTGAACCGGCTGTGGTGCGCGACACGCCCTCACATGATGCCAATGTATCACCACCGCCGCCAGCGCCATTGTCTCTTCCTGGGCTGGAAGGGGTTCGCCTTGAGTGGGTGGAAAGGCTTTCTCACCCTATTCTGGTGGCTCCTGCAGCCGGAGCAGAGATGGTGAGCACGAGGGTGATGAGTCAATCTATGGGGGCTGCGAATGCAATTGAAGACATGACGCCTGAGCTCCGCCTGCAGAGGTTGATCCAGGTGAGTGAACAACACCGCATTGTGCGGCCAGGGTCAGTGAACCGCAACCAGCGGGCGACCAGCCCAGAAGCAGAAAGACTGGCGCAAGCCATCCAGCGGTCTCACAGCTCTCTAGACGCATCAAGGCGGCAGAAGCTCGATGGTGATGGCAAGATGACAGGAACAGGTGCCGTCAAGAAGGACGGGAACTGTGGGTGCAACTCCAGTTTCGAGTGCAATATCTGCCTTGAAGCGGCTAAAGAGCCCGTGGTTACACCGTGCGGCCACCTCTTCTGCTGGCCATGCTTGTACCAGTGGCTCCATGGACATTCAGCCCACTCTGAGTGCCCTGTCTGCAAGGGAGAGGTGCTCGAAGTAAATGTCACACCAATATATGGAAGAGGAGGCGGTGAATGGGACGCCTCCAGCAATGATGTTCCTCCCAGACCACGCGCAAACAGGAGTGAGAGCTTGAGGCAGCAACTGCAAATGCCAGACCCAAGAGGCATTGCAAGCATGGTGAGACGGTTGATAGAAAACCAGGATATAGTGAGAGGCCAGGCAGCTCCACCTGCAGGCGGGGTTGAGGTGACTGTACTTCCCGCAGCCCGGTCAAGGGCTAGGGTACGGAGACAGCAAAGACACAGTCTTGTTTCACCCTCCCCAATAATGCTGCGTGCAAGCAACGCGGCCCCTGAGAGTGGCAATCAGGTCCGATTGCCGTCTTCTAATTCTGTTAATGCTGCACCCGCAGTTACTCAGCAGTCGTCATCCATGGAGCAGGCATCGACTTCTAGCACCCTGGCTGTTATAGTGGGACaggcagcccaaagtaggagatcCAGACCTTCGGAGTCCACAACCACAAGAAGAACAAGGAGGAGGCAGCAGCAGTAG
- the LOC123165676 gene encoding uncharacterized protein isoform X2 yields the protein MAGEEAAEGSGNRRRMDLNLYLGLPPLPRPPGRLGVAMDRPPPPNSAIPVPESPRTDEPAVLPAPEEMPPLPVVYSPSNALSTPELSLIDPMLFDWLDGLSTDSEEALDAGEPAVVRDTPSHDANVSPPPPAPLSLPGLEGVRLEWVERLSHPILVAPAAGAEMVSTRVMSQSMGAANAIEDMTPELRLQRLIQVSEQHRIVRPGSVNRNQRATSPEAERLAQAIQRSHSSLDASRRQKLDGDGKMTGTGAVKKDGNCGCNSSFECNICLEAAKEPVVTPCGHLFCWPCLYQWLHGHSAHSECPVCKGEVLEVNVTPIYGRGGGEWDASSNDVPPRPRANRSESLRQQLQMPDPRGIASMVRRLIENQDIVRGQAAPPAGGVEVTVLPAARSRARVRRQQRHSLVSPSPIMLRASNAAPESGNQASTSSTLAVIVGQAAQSRRSRPSESTTTRRTRRRQQQ from the exons ATGGCGGGGGAGGAGGCCGCGGAGGGAAGCGGGAACAGGAGGCGGATGGATCTAAACCTGTACCTGGGCCTCCCTCCATTGCCGCGGCCTCCAGGTCGGCTGGGCGTAGCTATggatcgcccgccgccgcccaacTCGGCCATTCCGGTTCCGGAATCTCCAAGAACAGATGAGCCTGCAGTATTACCGGCACCAGAGGAGATGCCGCCACTGCCCGTTGTATACTCGCCGTCCAATGCGCTCTCCACGCCGGAGCTATCGCTGATAGATCCGATGCTCTTTGATTGGCTTGATGGCCTCAGTACGGACAGTGAAGAGGCTCTTGATGCTGGTGAACCGGCTGTGGTGCGCGACACGCCCTCACATGATGCCAATGTATCACCACCGCCGCCAGCGCCATTGTCTCTTCCTGGGCTGGAAGGGGTTCGCCTTGAGTGGGTGGAAAGGCTTTCTCACCCTATTCTGGTGGCTCCTGCAGCCGGAGCAGAGATGGTGAGCACGAGGGTGATGAGTCAATCTATGGGGGCTGCGAATGCAATTGAAGACATGACGCCTGAGCTCCGCCTGCAGAGGTTGATCCAGGTGAGTGAACAACACCGCATTGTGCGGCCAGGGTCAGTGAACCGCAACCAGCGGGCGACCAGCCCAGAAGCAGAAAGACTGGCGCAAGCCATCCAGCGGTCTCACAGCTCTCTAGACGCATCAAGGCGGCAGAAGCTCGATGGTGATGGCAAGATGACAGGAACAGGTGCCGTCAAGAAGGACGGGAACTGTGGGTGCAACTCCAGTTTCGAGTGCAATATCTGCCTTGAAGCGGCTAAAGAGCCCGTGGTTACACCGTGCGGCCACCTCTTCTGCTGGCCATGCTTGTACCAGTGGCTCCATGGACATTCAGCCCACTCTGAGTGCCCTGTCTGCAAGGGAGAGGTGCTCGAAGTAAATGTCACACCAATATATGGAAGAGGAGGCGGTGAATGGGACGCCTCCAGCAATGATGTTCCTCCCAGACCACGCGCAAACAGGAGTGAGAGCTTGAGGCAGCAACTGCAAATGCCAGACCCAAGAGGCATTGCAAGCATGGTGAGACGGTTGATAGAAAACCAGGATATAGTGAGAGGCCAGGCAGCTCCACCTGCAGGCGGGGTTGAGGTGACTGTACTTCCCGCAGCCCGGTCAAGGGCTAGGGTACGGAGACAGCAAAGACACAGTCTTGTTTCACCCTCCCCAATAATGCTGCGTGCAAGCAACGCGGCCCCTGAGAGTGGCAATCAG GCATCGACTTCTAGCACCCTGGCTGTTATAGTGGGACaggcagcccaaagtaggagatcCAGACCTTCGGAGTCCACAACCACAAGAAGAACAAGGAGGAGGCAGCAGCAGTAG